Proteins from a genomic interval of Osmia bicornis bicornis chromosome 11, iOsmBic2.1, whole genome shotgun sequence:
- the LOC114878850 gene encoding transducin beta-like protein 2 isoform X2 — protein sequence MANAIEVYKIAKKPDGTLASATKALEFPEHHTEDVVGMDIAFTGKYIITCSKANDLVLWDLKGQVLATVELHLGSTYRARISPCGRFIGTSGFVPDLNVWEAVFSKAGEFTQVSKAFDLGGHTSGILDFTFSADSSQMATISKDGTFRLYNTKVEFKKGEDPRILQIGLWENTASANIALSPNTEVLAIAHGSSLSFYSTITGLLDNTIEDIFQGPIMCLTFDAVGEYILVAGDRHIKVFRNITGYRVAIESAKRKLTQRQTSATKERLEKLIEDNRKFLQAMGEKCP from the exons ATGGCAAACGCTATTGAAGTCTATAAGATTGCAAAGAAACCAGATGGTACCTTGGCTTCTGCAACAAAAGCTCTAGAATTTCCTGAA caTCATACCGAAGATGTTGTTGGAATGGATATTGCATTTACAGGAAAATACATTATTACATGCAGCAAAGCAAATGATCTTGTATTATGGGACCTTAAAGGTCAGGTTCTTGCAACTGTAGAATTGCATCTTGGATCTACGTATCGAGCACGTATATCACCTTGTGGACGTTTTATTGGCACTTCTG GATTTGTTCCAGACCTAAACGTATGGGAAGCAGTATTCAGTAAGGCCGGAGAATTTACACAAGTGAGCAAAGCTTTCGATCTCGGCGGACATACGTCTGGAATACTCGATTTTACATTTAGCGCTGATAGCAGTCAAATGGCTACTATATCAAAAGATGGAACTTTCCGCTTATATAATACGAAAG TTGAGTTTAAGAAAGGAGAAGATCCGCGCATACTTCAAATTGGATTATGGGAAAATACAGCATCAGCTAATATTGCACTATCTCCAAATACTGAAGTGTTGGCAATAGCTCATGGATCCTCGTTAAGTTTTTATTCTACAATTACTGGCTTGTTAGACAATACTATAGAAGATATTTTTCaag GTCCCATTATGTGCCTAACTTTCGATGCTGTGGGAGAATACATCTTGGTTGCTGGCGATAGACATATAAAAGTTTTCCGTAATATCACTGGTTATCGAGTGGCGATTGAATCCGCAAAACGCAAACTAACACAGAGACAAACGTCAGCAACTAAGGAACGCCTGGAGAAACTTATCGaagataatagaaaatttttacaGGCAATGGGAGAAAAGTGTCCTTAA
- the LOC114878850 gene encoding transducin beta-like protein 2 isoform X1: protein MTNRKKCVSDRPVRDNECIKYSGDRTVLLWCTKELTVKEKRSLRINIEFDHATLIRWSPDGKAFIIHKAMANAIEVYKIAKKPDGTLASATKALEFPEHHTEDVVGMDIAFTGKYIITCSKANDLVLWDLKGQVLATVELHLGSTYRARISPCGRFIGTSGFVPDLNVWEAVFSKAGEFTQVSKAFDLGGHTSGILDFTFSADSSQMATISKDGTFRLYNTKVEFKKGEDPRILQIGLWENTASANIALSPNTEVLAIAHGSSLSFYSTITGLLDNTIEDIFQGPIMCLTFDAVGEYILVAGDRHIKVFRNITGYRVAIESAKRKLTQRQTSATKERLEKLIEDNRKFLQAMGEKCP, encoded by the exons ATGAccaatagaaaaaaatgtgTTAGCGATAGGCCGGTTAGAGACAACGAATGCATTAAATATTCCGGAG ataGGACTGTTTTATTGTGGTGTACAAAAGAACTTACGGTGAAGGAAAAGCGATCGCTGCGGATTAATATAGAATTTGATCATGCAACATTAATACGTTGGTCTCCTGATGGGAAAGCTTTTATCATACATAAAGCCATGGCAAACGCTATTGAAGTCTATAAGATTGCAAAGAAACCAGATGGTACCTTGGCTTCTGCAACAAAAGCTCTAGAATTTCCTGAA caTCATACCGAAGATGTTGTTGGAATGGATATTGCATTTACAGGAAAATACATTATTACATGCAGCAAAGCAAATGATCTTGTATTATGGGACCTTAAAGGTCAGGTTCTTGCAACTGTAGAATTGCATCTTGGATCTACGTATCGAGCACGTATATCACCTTGTGGACGTTTTATTGGCACTTCTG GATTTGTTCCAGACCTAAACGTATGGGAAGCAGTATTCAGTAAGGCCGGAGAATTTACACAAGTGAGCAAAGCTTTCGATCTCGGCGGACATACGTCTGGAATACTCGATTTTACATTTAGCGCTGATAGCAGTCAAATGGCTACTATATCAAAAGATGGAACTTTCCGCTTATATAATACGAAAG TTGAGTTTAAGAAAGGAGAAGATCCGCGCATACTTCAAATTGGATTATGGGAAAATACAGCATCAGCTAATATTGCACTATCTCCAAATACTGAAGTGTTGGCAATAGCTCATGGATCCTCGTTAAGTTTTTATTCTACAATTACTGGCTTGTTAGACAATACTATAGAAGATATTTTTCaag GTCCCATTATGTGCCTAACTTTCGATGCTGTGGGAGAATACATCTTGGTTGCTGGCGATAGACATATAAAAGTTTTCCGTAATATCACTGGTTATCGAGTGGCGATTGAATCCGCAAAACGCAAACTAACACAGAGACAAACGTCAGCAACTAAGGAACGCCTGGAGAAACTTATCGaagataatagaaaatttttacaGGCAATGGGAGAAAAGTGTCCTTAA
- the LOC123988337 gene encoding mRNA-capping enzyme, which translates to MSNWNESRGPVPPRWLHCPRKAIKLIQNKFLAFKTPLSSAFDSQVPEECRFTVDMLFASLKSQRLKLGLWIDLTNTTRFYDKKSLEAYGCKYLKLQCRGHGETPSEEQTKTFVQVCKNFISYNPLEIIGIHCTHGFNRTGFLIISYLVENDGTSVDAGLVEFATARPPGIYKADYIQELYKRYDDVEDAPDPPAKPAWCLEYDDSNVQDSDEGPSTKDNSCNKDVPNKRRKREYNNKNPVFMAGVPGVTPVLEERKLRGIQKRVQDMCKWESTGFPGSQPVSMDENNIRLLHEKPYMVSWKADGTRYMMLIQGDGEVYFIDRDNSVFQVSKMTFPHPKSHRTLRDTLLDGEMVIDKADGKEYPRYLAYDVILYDGEDVSSLPFHPDRFYTIQQNIMGGRHKALKEGRIRKETEPFSIRSKHFWDVTQADTLLSDKFAKQLGHEPDGLIFQPAKEPYCTGPSPEVLKWKPLSLNSVDFKLKIVTESGEGILPKKVGLLYVGGLNVPYSKMKVTKQIKDLNNAIIECKIDNGQWTFMRERTDKSFPNSANTADAVCRSIRKPITTERLLDYIKRHRFVQDDSDLMPPPSKKLHRSN; encoded by the exons ATGTCAAATTGGAATGAAAGCAGAGGTCCCGTTCCACCGCGATGGCTCCACTGTCCACGAAAAGCGAtcaaattaattcaaaataaatttcttgCGTTTAAAACCCCACTGTCGTCTGCATTTGATAGCCAAGTGCCAGAAGAATGTCGTTTTACAGTGGATATGCTATTTGCGTCGTTAAAAAGTCAAAGGCTAAAATTAGGTCTATGGATTGATCTTACAAATACTACAAGATTTTATGACAAAAAGAGTTTGGAGGCATACGGGTGTAAATATTTGAAACTACAATGCAGAGGACACGGTGAAACTCCTTCAGAAGAACAAACAAAGACTTTTGTCCAAGTTTGCAAAAATTTCATATCGTATAACCCACTGGAAATTATCGGTATTCATTGTACGCATGGTTTCAATAGAACTGGTTTCCTCATAATTAGTTACTTGGTAGAAAATGATGGTACTAGTGTAGATGCCGGCTTAGTAGAGTTTGCTACTGCAAGACCACCAGGAATATATAAAGCAGATTATATTCAAGAATTATATAAACGATACGATGATGTGGAAGATGCTCCTGATCCTCCAGCTAAACCAGCCTGGTGTTTAGAATATGATGATTCTAATGTACAAGATTCTGATGAAGGTCCTAGTACAAAAGATAATAGTTGCAATAAAGATGTAcctaataaaagaagaaagcgtgaatataataataaaaatccaGTATTCATGGCTGGTGTTCCTGGTGTAACTCCCGTTTtagaggaaagaaaattacGTGGAATACAAAAACGTGTTCAAGATATGTGTAAATGGGAATCAACCGGATTTCCAGGTTCCCAACCAGTTTCAATGGATGAGAATAACATTAGATTATTGCATGAAAAACCGTACATGGTATCATGGAAGGCAGATGGAACAAG GTATATGATGTTGATACAAGGGGATGGAGAAGTTTATTTTATAGATAGAGATAATAGCGTATTTCAAGTTAGTAAAATGACATTTCCACACCCAAAGAGTCATAGAACTCTTAGGGATACACTATTAGATGGT GAAATGGTAATTGACAAGGCAGATGGTAAAGAGTATCCAAGATATTTAGCTTATGATGTGATCCTGTATGATGGGGAAGATGTGAGTTCATTACCATTCCACCCTGATCGTTTTTATACTATCCAACAAAATATTATGGGTGGTAGGCATAAAGCTCTGAAAGAAGGGAGAATACGAAAGGAAACGGAACCGTTTTCAATAAGATCAAAGCACTTCTGGGACGTGACACAGGCTGATACTTTGTTAAGCGACAAATTTGCTAAACAGCTTGGCCACGAACCCGATGGTTTAATTTTTCAACCTGCTAAAGAACCATATTGTACAGGGCCTTCTCCAGAGGTTCTAAAATGGAAACCTTTATCGCTTAATTCCgttgattttaaattaaaaatagttacAGAATCTGGTGAGGGTATCCTTCCAAAAAAAGTCGGACTTCTTTATGTAGGTGGATTAAATGTGCCATACAGTAAAATGAAAGTCACAAAACAGATAAAGGATTTAAATAATGCAATTATAGAATGTAAAATTGACAATGGTCAGTGGACTTTTATGCGCGAAAGAACAGATAAATCGTTTCCTAATTCTGCAAACACAGCTGATGCTGTATGCAGGAGTATCAGAAAACCAATAACGACTGAACGGCTCTTAGATTATATTAAAAGGCATAGATTCGTACAAGATGATTCTGATCTTATGCCACCACCAAGTAAAAAATTACATAGGAGTAACTAA